From Streptomyces sp. NBC_01460, a single genomic window includes:
- a CDS encoding carbon-nitrogen family hydrolase codes for MRAALLQIAVRPDETVTARRTRAAALVREQHAADLVILPELWTVGAFSFDAFHDHAEPLDGPTAHAMSRAAASARVWLHAGSIIERGPDGTLYNTSLVFAPDGAPQRRYRKIHRFGFDRGEAALLARGEETVTVALGDGGPTAGLATCYDLRFPEQFRALVDAGAEMFLVPAGWPAARRAHWSLLARARAVESQAYVLACGTAGTHAGVEQAGHSVVVDPWGEVVAEAGSGEETLVVDLDPALVTRTRADFPTLRDRVLGVPAPR; via the coding sequence GTGCGCGCCGCGCTCCTGCAGATCGCCGTACGACCGGACGAGACCGTCACCGCACGCCGGACCCGAGCGGCGGCCCTCGTCCGCGAGCAGCACGCCGCCGACCTGGTGATCCTTCCGGAGCTCTGGACGGTCGGCGCGTTCTCCTTCGACGCGTTCCACGACCACGCGGAGCCCCTGGACGGGCCCACGGCCCATGCCATGAGCCGGGCCGCGGCCTCCGCGCGGGTCTGGCTGCACGCGGGCTCGATCATCGAACGCGGCCCGGACGGCACCCTGTACAACACCTCTCTCGTGTTCGCGCCCGACGGAGCACCGCAGCGTCGGTACCGGAAGATCCACCGCTTCGGCTTCGACCGGGGCGAGGCGGCCCTGCTGGCCCGGGGCGAGGAGACCGTCACGGTCGCGCTGGGCGACGGCGGGCCGACGGCGGGGCTCGCCACCTGCTACGACCTGCGCTTCCCCGAGCAGTTCCGCGCGCTGGTGGACGCCGGTGCCGAGATGTTCCTCGTCCCGGCGGGCTGGCCCGCCGCACGCCGTGCCCACTGGTCCCTGCTGGCCCGCGCCCGGGCCGTCGAGTCCCAGGCGTACGTCCTCGCCTGCGGTACCGCGGGCACGCACGCCGGGGTGGAACAGGCGGGCCACAGCGTGGTGGTCGACCCGTGGGGTGAGGTCGTCGCCGAGGCGGGGTCCGGGGAGGAGACACTCGTCGTCGACCTCGATCCGGCGCTCGTCACCAGGACACGTGCGGACTTCCCCACCCTGCGCGATCGGGTCCTCGGTGTGCCGGCGCCCCGCTGA
- a CDS encoding SDR family NAD(P)-dependent oxidoreductase: protein MTRRCALVTGGSRGIGAAVATELAATGHRVAVHCRAESPAAKAVLDSLPGTGHALVTGDLGTPGAAREIIASAVEQLGAVDVLVNNAGVYAEQPVTTTSYEDWQADWRRLVDVNLLGPADLIWHLVEHLQYRLQGPQGARIVNIGSRGASRGEPDAPAYGATKAALHALTQSLAQSLGPLGIAVTAVAPGFVRTDLTEPMLVGPTEEQVRRQSPLGRIAAPSDVAAAVSWLSSAPAEWCSGAVLDVNGASHLR, encoded by the coding sequence ATGACTCGACGCTGCGCGCTCGTCACCGGTGGTTCCCGAGGGATCGGGGCCGCCGTCGCGACCGAACTCGCCGCCACGGGGCACCGGGTGGCCGTGCACTGCCGCGCCGAATCCCCGGCCGCGAAGGCCGTGCTGGACTCCCTGCCCGGCACCGGCCACGCCCTGGTCACCGGCGATCTCGGCACACCTGGTGCGGCCCGCGAGATCATCGCGTCCGCGGTGGAACAGCTGGGCGCGGTGGACGTGCTCGTCAACAACGCCGGTGTCTACGCCGAACAGCCCGTCACCACCACCTCGTACGAGGACTGGCAGGCCGACTGGCGCCGCCTGGTCGACGTCAACCTGCTCGGACCGGCCGACCTGATCTGGCACCTCGTCGAGCACCTCCAGTACCGGCTCCAGGGGCCGCAGGGTGCGCGCATCGTCAACATCGGCTCGCGGGGCGCCAGTCGCGGCGAGCCCGACGCCCCCGCCTACGGGGCGACCAAGGCCGCCCTCCACGCGCTGACCCAGTCGCTCGCCCAGTCGCTGGGCCCGCTCGGCATCGCGGTGACCGCCGTCGCCCCCGGGTTCGTCCGCACCGACCTCACGGAACCCATGCTCGTCGGGCCCACCGAGGAGCAGGTGCGCCGGCAGAGCCCCCTCGGCAGGATCGCGGCGCCCTCGGACGTCGCCGCCGCCGTGTCCTGGCTGAGCAGTGCGCCGGCGGAGTGGTGCAGCGGCGCCGTACTCGACGTCAACGGCGCCTCCCACCTGCGCTGA
- a CDS encoding TetR family transcriptional regulator: MVKQVRAERTRQALIAAAAVEFDRRGYAGTSLSAVHRACGMTMGALSFHFPTKAELARAVLQEAEDITRGALARFAPARPVPPVAEFTLALATLLDEEASVRATARLTHEQAVPSLWPTLWRTALQDLMAPARERPGPGPAPGELELLAVYLTAGAEAALRAGRTGEEVRAQLACLWSLALGPSPDPAPEALAPSTDECPVDAAPTPH, from the coding sequence ATGGTGAAGCAGGTGAGAGCGGAACGCACCCGACAGGCCCTGATCGCCGCGGCTGCCGTCGAGTTCGACCGGCGGGGGTACGCCGGGACCTCGCTGTCCGCCGTGCACCGGGCCTGCGGGATGACGATGGGAGCGCTCAGCTTCCACTTCCCCACCAAGGCGGAACTGGCGCGCGCGGTCCTCCAGGAGGCCGAGGACATCACCCGGGGGGCGCTTGCGCGGTTCGCCCCGGCCCGTCCGGTCCCCCCGGTCGCCGAATTCACCCTCGCGCTCGCCACGCTGCTGGACGAGGAGGCCAGTGTCCGTGCGACGGCCAGGCTCACCCACGAGCAGGCCGTCCCCTCCCTCTGGCCGACCCTGTGGCGGACCGCCCTCCAGGACCTGATGGCCCCGGCGCGCGAGCGGCCCGGCCCCGGCCCCGCGCCCGGTGAACTGGAGCTGCTGGCCGTCTATCTGACGGCGGGCGCCGAGGCGGCCCTGCGGGCGGGCCGCACGGGCGAGGAGGTCCGGGCCCAACTCGCGTGTCTGTGGTCCCTGGCCCTCGGTCCTTCGCCGGACCCGGCTCCGGAGGCCCTCGCGCCTTCCACCGACGAGTGTCCGGTCGACGCCGCCCCCACTCCGCACTGA
- a CDS encoding NAD-dependent epimerase/dehydratase family protein has product MSPVQVLLTGSTGFVGRAVLRRLLSEHADGRDVEVRAVTRGDPTAAPVPEGVERVRADLSDPASLSRAASGMDVLVHLACRVDGDAEECERTNVGGTRAVVDAARRAGVGRIVQLSTAAVYGPGPHRGISVDEVTPAPVSAASRTRLAAERIVLDAGGVVLRPGLVLGAGDRWVVPALGELLRRVPARWDGGRGRASVVDVEDLARLLCALATAPEALPPGVHHAGHPVPVRNHDLMTRLADLAVLERVTGDLSWEQCLARLRETPGRISERQFTLLARDHWYASEEIWRLTGCAPGPGPLDRLAGAAAWYRAHLAAV; this is encoded by the coding sequence GTGAGCCCGGTCCAGGTGCTGCTGACCGGCTCGACCGGCTTCGTCGGGCGGGCGGTGCTCCGCCGGCTGCTGAGCGAGCACGCGGACGGCAGGGACGTCGAGGTGCGCGCCGTCACCCGCGGGGACCCCACCGCCGCACCGGTGCCGGAGGGGGTGGAGCGGGTCCGCGCGGACCTGTCGGACCCCGCCTCGCTCTCCAGGGCGGCGAGCGGCATGGACGTCCTCGTCCATCTCGCCTGCCGGGTCGACGGCGACGCCGAGGAGTGCGAGCGGACGAACGTCGGCGGCACCCGGGCGGTCGTCGACGCGGCCCGGCGCGCCGGGGTGGGCCGCATCGTGCAGCTGTCCACGGCGGCGGTGTACGGGCCCGGCCCGCACCGGGGCATCTCCGTAGACGAGGTCACGCCGGCCCCCGTGTCGGCGGCGAGCCGGACCCGGCTGGCCGCCGAGCGGATCGTGCTCGACGCGGGCGGCGTCGTGCTCCGGCCCGGTCTCGTCCTCGGAGCCGGGGACCGCTGGGTCGTGCCCGCGCTCGGTGAACTGCTCCGGCGGGTGCCGGCCCGCTGGGACGGCGGGCGCGGACGGGCCTCGGTCGTGGACGTCGAGGACCTGGCGCGTCTCCTCTGCGCGCTGGCCACGGCACCGGAGGCCCTGCCGCCAGGGGTGCACCACGCAGGCCATCCGGTGCCGGTGCGCAACCACGACCTCATGACGAGGCTGGCGGACCTGGCCGTACTGGAGCGGGTCACCGGTGATCTGTCCTGGGAGCAGTGCCTGGCGCGGCTGCGGGAGACTCCGGGCCGCATCAGCGAGAGGCAGTTCACACTGCTGGCACGTGACCACTGGTACGCGAGCGAGGAGATCTGGCGGCTCACGGGCTGTGCCCCGGGACCGGGTCCGCTGGACCGGCTGGCCGGGGCGGCCGCCTGGTACCGCGCCCACCTCGCGGCGGTGTGA
- a CDS encoding ScbR family autoregulator-binding transcription factor: MARQRQERAERTRAALIHAAAEMFDQVGYHGAGLNAILQKAGTTTGAMYFHFKSKEDLARAVIVEQAAELRWPDDGKGLQQLIDVCQYLSVEMRSNVLFRAGVRLAVEQSEVNLLDYSVYDWWGDQFRTHLTEARELGQLYPDVDEYAYPPVIVAAYTGTQIMSRLATNRADLPELIENMLRCLLPALAPPEVIATLTFPENGGEESPEGAKRTARTAAEPPGDAAR, from the coding sequence ATGGCACGGCAACGGCAGGAGCGCGCCGAGCGGACTCGGGCCGCCCTCATCCACGCGGCCGCGGAGATGTTCGACCAGGTGGGCTACCACGGAGCGGGTCTGAACGCGATCCTGCAGAAGGCGGGCACCACCACGGGAGCCATGTACTTCCACTTCAAGTCGAAGGAGGACCTGGCGCGCGCGGTCATCGTCGAGCAGGCCGCCGAGCTTCGGTGGCCCGACGACGGGAAGGGCCTGCAGCAGCTGATCGACGTCTGCCAGTACCTCTCCGTGGAGATGCGCTCCAACGTCCTCTTCCGGGCGGGCGTCCGGCTCGCCGTCGAGCAGAGCGAGGTGAACCTGCTCGACTACTCGGTCTACGACTGGTGGGGCGATCAGTTCCGCACCCATCTGACCGAGGCGCGCGAGCTCGGCCAGCTGTATCCGGACGTCGACGAGTACGCGTACCCCCCGGTGATCGTCGCCGCGTACACCGGCACACAGATCATGTCGCGGCTCGCCACCAACCGGGCCGACCTGCCCGAGCTCATAGAGAACATGCTGCGGTGCCTGCTCCCGGCCCTGGCACCGCCCGAGGTCATCGCCACGCTCACGTTCCCGGAGAACGGCGGGGAGGAATCGCCGGAGGGTGCGAAGCGGACGGCGCGGACAGCGGCGGAACCTCCCGGGGACGCCGCGCGGTGA
- a CDS encoding ScbA/BarX family gamma-butyrolactone biosynthesis protein, producing the protein MVSATLTHKVNQDEMLLRTWRRTAPDAFTVTAAWPSAHPFYAGRHGLHDPLLLSETVRQTLPLLSHGAYQVPFGHQLLWKDFSWTLDPAATFADGGPAELELHITCDDVTYRRDRAAAISLRVDVERAGRPMATARSRFTIQDRTVYNRLRGAYADATAATARALPLSPPAGLTPFGRDRFEDVVLAATDRPDRWQLRVDTTHPVLFDHLVDHAPGMLLLEAARQAALAAAHPRPMVVTGMENEFMKYAEMDIACDLEAEWTADPGRIRISARQGGREIFTSVVTLATAPVAPAAHSVRAA; encoded by the coding sequence ATGGTTTCGGCCACTTTGACGCACAAGGTGAACCAGGACGAAATGCTGCTGCGCACCTGGCGGCGGACGGCGCCCGACGCCTTCACCGTCACCGCCGCCTGGCCTTCCGCGCATCCGTTCTACGCCGGCCGCCACGGCCTGCACGATCCGCTCCTGCTCAGCGAGACGGTACGCCAGACCCTGCCGCTGCTGTCCCACGGTGCCTACCAGGTGCCGTTCGGCCACCAGCTGCTCTGGAAGGACTTCAGCTGGACGCTCGACCCGGCGGCCACGTTCGCCGACGGCGGCCCGGCCGAGCTCGAACTGCACATCACCTGCGACGACGTGACGTACCGTCGGGACCGCGCCGCCGCGATATCGCTCAGAGTCGACGTGGAGCGGGCGGGCCGCCCGATGGCCACCGCGCGCTCGCGCTTCACCATCCAGGACCGCACGGTCTACAACCGGCTGCGCGGTGCCTACGCCGACGCCACCGCGGCCACCGCGCGGGCCCTGCCGCTGTCACCCCCGGCCGGTCTCACGCCGTTCGGCCGCGACCGCTTCGAGGACGTGGTGCTGGCCGCCACGGACCGGCCCGACCGCTGGCAGCTGCGGGTCGACACGACCCACCCCGTCCTCTTCGACCACCTCGTCGACCACGCCCCGGGCATGCTCCTGCTGGAGGCCGCCCGCCAGGCTGCCCTGGCAGCGGCGCACCCGAGGCCGATGGTCGTCACCGGTATGGAGAACGAGTTCATGAAGTACGCCGAGATGGACATCGCCTGCGACCTGGAGGCCGAGTGGACGGCGGACCCCGGCAGGATCCGGATCAGCGCCCGGCAGGGCGGCAGGGAGATCTTCACCAGCGTCGTGACCCTGGCCACCGCGCCCGTCGCGCCCGCCGCCCACTCCGTCCGTGCGGCCTGA
- a CDS encoding LysR family transcriptional regulator codes for MLDVRRLQVLRAVVTSGTVTAAAAHLGYTPSAVSQQMAALEKQAGTALLERVGRGVRPTAAGLLLTEHAALISSAVAQAETALADLRAGRTGRLSVRYFATAGSTLVAPALAGLRTAHPGIRIDAQLTDPEDPFQEMVRGRADVAVVVQASGRIGRGFRLVHLLDDPYAAVLPLGHPLAGQEVVDLHELSGEQWVGCEPPGPCLEAVTESCAAAGFSPDFVIQSEDYATAQGFVAAGLGVGLMPGLGLRNRHPGVVVRPVRNPEPVRVISAAAREVSLQQPALRDLLDALQEAAVTAGPPGTG; via the coding sequence ATGCTTGACGTGAGGAGACTGCAGGTCCTGCGCGCGGTCGTCACCAGCGGTACGGTCACGGCCGCCGCGGCGCACCTCGGCTACACGCCGTCCGCCGTCAGCCAGCAGATGGCGGCGCTGGAGAAGCAGGCAGGCACGGCCCTGCTGGAGCGGGTGGGCCGCGGGGTGCGGCCCACGGCCGCCGGCCTGCTGCTGACCGAGCACGCGGCGCTGATCAGTTCGGCGGTCGCCCAGGCGGAGACCGCTCTCGCCGACCTCCGCGCCGGACGCACCGGGCGCCTGTCGGTCCGCTACTTCGCCACGGCCGGATCCACCCTGGTGGCCCCCGCTCTGGCCGGGCTGCGCACCGCGCATCCCGGCATCCGCATCGACGCCCAACTCACCGATCCCGAGGACCCGTTCCAGGAAATGGTGCGGGGCCGCGCCGACGTGGCCGTGGTCGTCCAGGCGTCGGGCCGCATCGGCAGGGGCTTCCGGCTCGTCCACCTCCTCGACGACCCGTACGCCGCCGTGCTGCCGCTCGGCCATCCGCTCGCCGGCCAGGAGGTCGTCGACCTGCATGAGCTCTCCGGCGAGCAGTGGGTCGGCTGCGAGCCGCCCGGGCCCTGCCTGGAAGCGGTGACCGAGTCCTGCGCGGCGGCCGGTTTCAGCCCCGACTTCGTGATCCAGAGCGAGGACTACGCCACCGCACAGGGCTTCGTCGCCGCGGGCCTCGGCGTGGGCCTGATGCCGGGGCTGGGACTGCGCAACCGGCACCCGGGCGTCGTCGTGCGCCCGGTCCGCAACCCCGAACCCGTCCGTGTGATCTCGGCCGCCGCGCGGGAGGTCTCCCTCCAGCAGCCCGCCCTGCGTGACCTGCTGGACGCACTGCAGGAGGCGGCCGTCACCGCGGGCCCGCCCGGGACGGGCTGA
- a CDS encoding DMT family transporter: MKNGSTRSLRAGLRVAVLALLWGSTFLWIELALRGLSPLQVTFARCVLGALVLVVACRLAGHRLPRGIAVWRHIVVAAFFCNALPFALFSLGQQSVGSGLAGVLNATTPLWSLALGLALGSERGLRPVRLTGLLLGFAGTILIFAPWQTTGAAGWGALAIIGAAASYAVAFTYMGRTLVRKGTPTISLSAAQLVAASGLTAVAVPIGGLQSIDPGPTVVVAAVVLSVFCTAITFHLTYRIINDEGATSAAVVGYLLPVVSVLLGAVVLGEEIGVRVVLGMAVVLVGVGMTRRQGPAAVTEERAPGEPAADSPAAGSPATHGPDARSTDLEDVR; the protein is encoded by the coding sequence ATGAAGAACGGCAGTACGCGGAGTCTCCGGGCAGGACTGCGGGTGGCGGTGCTCGCCCTGCTGTGGGGCTCGACGTTCCTCTGGATCGAGCTGGCCCTGCGGGGCCTCTCCCCGCTCCAGGTCACGTTCGCCCGCTGTGTCCTCGGAGCGCTCGTCCTCGTCGTCGCCTGCCGGCTGGCGGGTCACCGGCTGCCCCGGGGCATCGCCGTGTGGCGGCACATCGTCGTCGCGGCCTTCTTCTGCAACGCCCTTCCGTTCGCGTTGTTCAGCCTGGGCCAGCAGAGCGTCGGCTCCGGCCTCGCCGGTGTCCTGAACGCCACGACCCCGCTCTGGTCGCTCGCCCTGGGGCTCGCCCTCGGCTCCGAACGCGGACTCCGCCCCGTACGCCTGACGGGCCTCCTGCTCGGCTTCGCCGGCACGATCCTCATCTTCGCGCCCTGGCAGACGACCGGCGCCGCGGGCTGGGGCGCCCTCGCCATCATCGGCGCGGCCGCCAGCTACGCCGTCGCGTTCACCTACATGGGCCGCACCCTGGTCCGGAAGGGCACCCCCACCATCTCGCTCTCCGCCGCCCAGCTCGTCGCCGCGAGCGGACTGACCGCGGTGGCGGTGCCGATCGGAGGCCTCCAGTCCATCGACCCCGGTCCGACGGTGGTCGTCGCGGCCGTCGTCCTGAGCGTCTTCTGCACCGCGATCACCTTCCACCTCACCTACCGGATCATCAACGACGAGGGCGCCACGAGCGCCGCCGTGGTCGGCTACCTCCTGCCCGTCGTCTCCGTACTGCTCGGAGCGGTCGTCCTGGGCGAGGAGATCGGCGTGCGGGTGGTGCTGGGCATGGCGGTCGTGCTCGTCGGAGTCGGGATGACGCGGCGGCAGGGCCCGGCGGCGGTCACCGAGGAGCGGGCGCCGGGCGAACCCGCCGCCGACTCACCCGCCGCCGGTTCACCGGCCACCCACGGCCCGGACGCCCGGAGCACCGACCTGGAGGACGTCCGATGA
- a CDS encoding cyclase family protein produces the protein MTTGEPLPGLWQAYRELTGKAVYTDLTHAFRPGQPHFAGFGDERREKVFDLDRGDGFTVDRYTLVGQWGTHVDPPAHFVAGARTLDRIPVEEMILPLVVLDITARVDADPDATPTPDDVESWERRNGPVPAGSFVALRTGWSRRWPDPVAMANLDGAGVSHRPGWSAEVLRYLIEDAGVTAIGHEQSDTDPGLAASAGDYGLEAYVLGQGRWQIELLAHLDRLPEAGALIVATWPKPYGGSGFPARVFAVHR, from the coding sequence ATGACCACCGGCGAGCCCCTGCCCGGGCTGTGGCAGGCGTACCGCGAGCTGACCGGGAAGGCCGTCTACACCGACCTCACCCATGCCTTCCGGCCGGGACAGCCGCACTTCGCGGGCTTCGGCGACGAGCGGCGTGAGAAGGTCTTCGACCTGGACCGGGGTGACGGCTTCACCGTCGACCGCTACACCCTGGTGGGCCAGTGGGGCACCCATGTCGACCCGCCCGCCCACTTCGTGGCCGGGGCCCGGACGCTGGACCGGATCCCGGTCGAGGAGATGATCCTCCCGCTGGTGGTCCTCGACATCACCGCCCGGGTGGACGCCGACCCCGACGCCACCCCCACGCCGGACGACGTGGAGTCCTGGGAGCGCCGCAACGGCCCCGTGCCGGCCGGCTCGTTCGTCGCCCTGCGCACGGGATGGAGCCGGCGGTGGCCGGACCCGGTGGCGATGGCCAACCTGGACGGGGCGGGCGTCAGCCACCGGCCGGGCTGGTCGGCCGAGGTCCTGCGGTACCTGATCGAGGACGCGGGCGTCACCGCCATCGGCCACGAACAGTCCGACACCGACCCGGGGCTCGCCGCCTCCGCTGGCGATTACGGCCTGGAGGCGTACGTCCTGGGGCAGGGGCGGTGGCAGATCGAACTCCTCGCCCATCTGGACCGGCTCCCCGAGGCGGGCGCCCTGATCGTCGCCACCTGGCCCAAACCGTACGGTGGTTCCGGCTTCCCGGCCCGGGTGTTCGCCGTGCACCGGTGA
- a CDS encoding Uma2 family endonuclease, which yields MTAEMVVPAWMHQQVSAEQYDSWSDEQCAGIEIVDGMVVVSPSASKRHNRLARILANALDAAAGPDRNADTDFDVRLQDVPLTNRRPDIAVYRAETIDLTPTRPEHVLLVVEVVSPGSETTDRIVKVDQYAKAGIPFYWRIEQAATGVPLVYTYVLDPATKAYREGEMFTGVIKAAAPFPVTVDLGTV from the coding sequence ATGACCGCCGAGATGGTCGTACCCGCATGGATGCACCAGCAGGTCAGCGCGGAGCAGTACGACTCCTGGTCCGACGAGCAGTGTGCCGGCATCGAGATCGTGGACGGCATGGTCGTCGTGAGCCCGAGCGCCTCCAAGCGCCACAACCGGCTGGCCCGGATCCTGGCCAACGCCCTGGACGCCGCCGCGGGCCCGGACCGGAACGCCGACACGGACTTCGACGTACGGCTCCAGGACGTTCCCCTCACCAACCGCCGCCCGGACATCGCCGTCTACCGTGCGGAGACCATCGATCTGACACCCACCCGCCCGGAACATGTGCTCCTGGTCGTCGAGGTCGTGTCACCCGGCTCGGAGACCACGGACCGGATCGTGAAGGTGGACCAGTACGCCAAGGCCGGCATCCCCTTCTACTGGCGGATCGAGCAGGCCGCCACCGGCGTCCCCCTCGTGTACACGTACGTTCTCGACCCCGCCACCAAGGCCTACAGGGAGGGCGAGATGTTCACCGGCGTGATCAAGGCCGCCGCGCCCTTCCCCGTCACGGTCGATCTGGGAACTGTCTGA
- a CDS encoding thioredoxin domain-containing protein, with protein sequence MANRLAQTTSPYLLQHADNPVDWWPWAPEAFEEARRRGVPVLLSVGYASCHWCHVMAHESFEDAATADYLNAHFVPVKVDREERPDVDAVYMEAVQAATGQGGWPMTVFLTPEAEPFYFGTYFPPEPRHGMPSFPQVLEGVVAAWSDRREEVAEVAGRIVRDLAGRSLTAAEGGLPGEAELAQALLRLTRDYDEKHGGFGGAPKFPPSMVIEFLLRHHARTGAEGALQMAADSCAAMAHGGIYDQLGGGFARYAVDREWVVPHFEKMLYDNALLCRVYAHLWRVTGSDLARRVALETADFMVRELRTVEGGFASALDADSADAQGRHVEGAYYVWTPAQLREVLGDQDAAFAAEYFGVTEEGTFEEGSSVLRLVGAGEAEPADAGRVADVRARLLAARDLRVRPERDDKIVAAWNGLAIAALAETGAYFDRPDLVERATEAADLLVRVHMGDVARLCRTSKDGHAGANSGVLEDYGDVAEGFLALASVTGEGAWLEFAGFLLDIVLEHFSGEGGQLFDTADDAEQLIRRPQDPTDSATPAGWTAAAGALLSYAAHTGSEPHRTAAEGALGIVGALGPKAPRFIGWGLAVAEALLDGPREVAVAGPVGGELHRTALLGRAPGAVVAAGEVADAGTEFPLLVDRPLVGGEPTAYVCRHFVCDAPTTDAGELAVKLGG encoded by the coding sequence ATGGCCAACCGACTTGCGCAGACCACGTCCCCGTACCTCCTGCAGCACGCCGACAACCCCGTCGACTGGTGGCCGTGGGCACCCGAGGCCTTCGAGGAGGCCCGGCGGCGCGGCGTCCCGGTGCTGCTCAGCGTCGGCTACGCCAGCTGCCACTGGTGTCACGTCATGGCCCACGAGTCCTTCGAGGACGCGGCCACCGCCGACTACCTCAACGCGCACTTCGTGCCGGTGAAGGTCGACCGCGAGGAGCGGCCCGACGTCGACGCCGTGTACATGGAGGCCGTGCAGGCCGCGACCGGTCAGGGCGGCTGGCCGATGACCGTCTTCCTGACCCCGGAGGCCGAACCCTTCTACTTCGGTACGTACTTCCCGCCCGAGCCCCGCCACGGCATGCCCTCCTTCCCGCAGGTCCTCGAAGGGGTCGTGGCCGCCTGGTCCGACCGTCGTGAGGAGGTCGCCGAGGTGGCCGGGCGCATCGTCCGCGACCTCGCCGGCCGCTCCCTCACCGCCGCCGAGGGAGGACTGCCCGGCGAGGCGGAGCTGGCGCAGGCCCTGCTGCGGCTGACCCGGGACTACGACGAGAAGCACGGCGGCTTCGGCGGAGCGCCCAAGTTCCCGCCGTCCATGGTCATCGAGTTCCTGCTGCGCCACCACGCCCGCACGGGTGCCGAGGGCGCCCTGCAGATGGCCGCCGACAGCTGCGCGGCCATGGCGCACGGCGGGATCTACGACCAGCTCGGCGGCGGATTCGCCCGCTACGCGGTGGACCGTGAGTGGGTGGTCCCGCACTTCGAGAAGATGCTCTACGACAACGCCCTGCTCTGCCGCGTGTACGCCCATCTCTGGCGGGTCACCGGCTCGGACCTGGCCCGCCGGGTGGCCCTGGAGACGGCCGACTTCATGGTGCGCGAACTGCGCACCGTCGAGGGCGGTTTCGCCTCCGCGCTGGACGCCGACAGCGCGGACGCGCAGGGACGGCACGTCGAAGGCGCGTACTACGTGTGGACCCCCGCCCAGCTGCGCGAGGTGCTGGGCGACCAGGACGCCGCCTTCGCCGCCGAGTACTTCGGGGTGACCGAGGAAGGCACCTTCGAGGAGGGCTCCTCCGTCCTGCGGCTCGTGGGAGCCGGTGAGGCGGAGCCCGCCGACGCCGGGCGCGTCGCCGACGTGCGGGCCCGGCTGCTGGCGGCGCGCGATCTGCGGGTGCGCCCCGAGCGCGACGACAAGATCGTCGCCGCCTGGAACGGGCTGGCGATCGCCGCCCTCGCCGAGACCGGTGCCTACTTCGACCGTCCGGACCTGGTCGAGCGGGCCACCGAGGCCGCCGACCTGCTGGTGCGGGTGCACATGGGCGACGTCGCCCGGCTCTGCCGCACCTCGAAGGACGGCCACGCGGGGGCCAACTCCGGGGTCCTGGAGGACTACGGCGACGTCGCCGAGGGCTTCCTCGCCCTCGCCTCCGTCACCGGTGAGGGCGCCTGGCTGGAGTTCGCGGGCTTCCTGCTGGACATCGTGCTGGAGCACTTCTCGGGCGAGGGCGGGCAGCTGTTCGACACCGCCGACGACGCGGAGCAGCTGATCCGGCGCCCCCAGGACCCCACCGACAGCGCCACCCCGGCCGGCTGGACCGCCGCCGCCGGCGCGCTGCTCTCCTACGCCGCGCACACCGGCTCCGAGCCGCACCGTACGGCGGCCGAGGGCGCCCTCGGGATCGTCGGGGCCCTCGGCCCGAAGGCCCCCCGGTTCATCGGCTGGGGGCTCGCGGTCGCCGAGGCGCTGCTGGACGGTCCGCGCGAGGTCGCGGTGGCCGGACCGGTCGGCGGGGAGCTGCACCGGACGGCGCTGCTGGGACGGGCGCCCGGCGCGGTCGTGGCGGCGGGCGAGGTGGCGGACGCGGGCACCGAGTTCCCGCTGCTGGTGGACCGGCCGCTGGTGGGCGGTGAGCCGACCGCGTACGTCTGCCGGCACTTCGTGTGTGACGCGCCGACCACGGACGCGGGGGAGCTCGCCGTGAAGCTGGGCGGCTGA